The Chitinophagaceae bacterium DNA window TTGGAAGGAATCCCGGAAGGCATTTATATACTTAGTTTAAAACTAAATAATGGTGAAAAAATCAGGAAAAAGATTTACATAAATTAGCTTTAACAAAATCAGGTATTCACTTCACAGACTTTAAAAATCTAAAACCTCCAAGTACTTATAGCAAATACTTATAATCGCTTTTAAAATCATTAATGATTTGACAAAAATTAAAATACCGGTAAGCATTTAATCTTACCGGCATTTTACTTGCGTTTATAAATCTACTTAAAATCTGAAAAATAAAATTATTCAGCCTCCTTTGAGAACTGAACTTCAGCCATGATTTTCACTTCTTCTCCAACTAACACACCACCTGTTTCTAAAGCAGCATTCCAATTTAATCCCCACTCTTTACGGTTAATTTTTCCATTTACAGAAAAACCTGCTTTTTCAGCTCCCCAGGGGTCTTTATTTATACCGCCAAATTCAACATCTAATAATACTTCTTTGGTAACACCTTTAATTGTCAAATCACCCTTTAGCTTATATTCATCATCTCCGGTTTTTTCTAAAGATTTAGATTTAAACTGTAAAGTACTGTGATTTTCAACATCAAAAAAATCATCACTTTTCAAATGCTTATCTCTGTCATCATTATTCGTAAATATTGAAGGGGCTTCAATTGTCAGATTAACCTGAGCAGATGAAAAGTCATTTCCATTGGAAATTGCATCTCCCGAAAATTTTCTAAACTCACCTTTTACATTTGTAATCATAAGGTGTTTTACCTTAAATAACAACTCACTGTGTGAAGGGTCTAAAATCCATTTAGTTCTATTATCCATGTCTTAAATTTTAAAATTGATTAATAATAATTTACTGGTACAAAAGTACAGTTCATTAAAACGCTAAACATTGACCTATGTTAAGAAATCAAATTAATCTCCACTTTTTTTAGCATGAACTAAAAAATCTAAATTTAAAATGGATGCATTGAGGGTAATAAAATAAGGCGAATTTTACTTTTTTGATTTCAAGTAAAGCTCTTTTCTGACTCTGCTAAGGCTTTCCGGAGCAACCCCAAGATATGAGGCAATCATCCACTGAGGCACTCTTTGTGTTAGGTTGGGATAAAGTTTTATAAAATCCAAATATCGAACTTCCGCAGAGGAACCTATCAAAAGACTAATTCTCTTTTGCAAATGACGTATGTGGTTTTGTAGCAATATTTCATTAAACCTCCGAAACTTAGGATTTAATTCAGCAGCTGAACCCATAAAGTCTTCAGAAATTTGCACAACAATCGAAGATTCTATTGCGTCAATGAAATATTCTGTTGGTTCATTAAAATAAGCACTCCCTCTATCCATTACAATCCAATCTTCGGGAGCAAACTGAATAATATTTTTTACACCGTGTTCATTTATGGAATACATTTTAAGCAATCCTTTTTCTACAAAAAATGCATTTCTGCAAACGTCACCTTTTTGCAGAAGAGTTTGCCCTTTATTAATTTCTTTGATTCTAAATTTATTTGAAAGAAGTTCAAATTCTTGTTCAGTAAGTTGACCTTTATCAATAATAAATGATTTGAATTTCTCCATAAAACCTGATTTAAAAGGATTTAAGGGAATGCTTTATGACACTTTCTTCCATTACCTGATAAACTTTATCTCTCAATTTTTCTACATCATCCATTGTATAACCTTCTGTAGATATAGGGTCATGATAAATTACAGTAGCTTTACCGGGTTTCATCCAGATCGTTTTTTCGGACATCATTCGTCTGACGTTTGTCATTACCACCGGAACTATAGGGATTCCGGATTCAATAGCCAGGCGAAAGGCCCCATTATAAAATGGCCCCAATGGTTTATCTGTTCTATTTCGGGTACCTTCCGGAAAAATAAAAACTGACACTCCTCTGTCAATTAAGTTTTTCATTGCCTTCATACTTTCACTTCTGCTCTCTGCTGATGATCTATCGACAAAAATACCGGCCTTATCAAACAGATAACCCATAACCGGAATTTTCTTAATCTCTTTTTTTGCTAAAGGTCTTAATGCAAATATACTGGAACGCGGAAATATCATAGTATCCAGGTTTGATGTATGGTTGCAGGCAAAGATATATGATTGATTTTTGTCCACCTTGTGCCTGTCTATTACTTTAACACGAATACCACAAATTGAGCCCCATATTTTAGACCAATTTCTGTTGTATGTGGCTATTCTTTGCTCAAGTTTTTCACCTCCGATAAAAGACAAAATAAAATATACGGGTACTGTAATCAGTGCCGACAGAACATATGTAAGTCCTGTCCAAATAGTATAAGGCACCTGCCATAAAAGGTTAAGCTTTTTCAAAATATCGGCTAATTTTTGATAACTTTCAAACTAATCTGTTTCTGAGAAGTTTTAATTCTGACAATATACATAGCAGCAGGCAAACTTCCAATTTCTGAAAATTTAATTCTGTTAAAGCGATCTTTATAAACTTTCGCTTCCTTGTAAAGTACTTTATTTCCAAATGTATCAAAGACATCAATTTTGATTATTTCAGTTTTTTCCGAAAAATACATAATATTCAATTGATTCTGAAATGGATTTGGGTATGCCAAAGGGAGTTTTTCTTCCTGAAAAACTGTTGGTAAAGGCTGATCATTTAATAAAAGATAAGCTTTATGAAAGTCAGGAATTCCATAACCGTATAAACTGTCCGGATTATAATATCGGTTAGCACTCTTTAGCAAAGCGTCTCTTACTTCTTTAGCAGATTTATCCGGGTTTGTTTGCCATAAAGCAGCGATTAAACCACTCACAACAGGTGCAGAAAATGAAGTCCCATTTGCCGTTCTAAGTTGATTATTCAAAGATACAATTGCAGTTCCTCTTCCCATAGCCATAATATCCGGCTTTACTCTTCCATCATAAGAAGGTCCTACAGAACTGAAACCTGCCCTAACCTCTTTATCATCCATGGCCCCTACAGCTATAACAAATCTTCCATCTGCCGGTGCACTAATATATCTCCATGAAGAATTCCCGGAATTTCCGGCACTATTTACGACTACCATACCTCTTTTAGCAGCTAAATCAGCCGCTATTGATATTCGGGCTACTGCTCCGGTCATATCCTGATATGAATAGTTCATTTGAGCGTCATCAAAGCGGGTGTATCCCAGAGATGTGTTTAAAATATCTGCACCGGCACTATCAGCAAACTCTGCTGCTGCAACCCAATTATCTTCTTCTATTCTGTATTCACTTGACCCGTCTTCGGTTCTGAATAGCATATATGATGCATCAGGAGCTGTTCCCATCATTTGTCCGGGTAAGTTAGAACCCATCACAGAAAGTACATGTGTGCCATGGGTATGTGCGTCAAAAACATCTGTTCCCGGGTTAACAAAATCCTGATAGTGCAATATTCTACCCTGCAACCACAAACTATCAAATGCTCCTATTACATTCACATCTCTGAAACCGGCATCCATAACCCCTATTATCATATCACGACCTCTGTAACCGAGTTCATGTAAGAAGTCTCCTCTCAACATTTTTAACTGATGAAATCCATTTCCATAAATTTGCCCGTTTAAACTGGTGCTATTATCATTACTTTCAAAATCTGCAAGTGATTCTCCTCCATTAGTAGTATCAACCTCAAGCTTATATCTGGCAACGCCTTCAATTTTATTTACAAAAGATAAATTTTCAATTTGTGAAAGTATTGTCGAATCAGTTGTTTCGATAGTGACGGCATTAAACCACTTGCTACGGGTAAGAATTGGAACTCCGAAAGTCAGTATGCTATCAATATAATGCGGGTTTATGGGCAAATCATCTTCTGTGAGACTTATATTTTGATTCAATCTGCGGTTAATGGCTCTTTCCGATAAAAATTCATCCGGGAAATCCAATGAATAGGGACTATCTGCTTTATCCGTAAATTGTATCCAAAATTTATGATAAACAAATTCTTCTGAAGATGCCTGAAGAACATTAAATGAAAAAGTAAATAAAATGAATATAAAAAGAAAGCGGGTTATTGCTGGCATCCGAGTATTATTATTTCCGTAAAATTAATAATAATAACGGAAAGCTGATAGAATTAGTTTTATTCGAATCCGTAATCAGCTATTCGTTTTGTATATATAA harbors:
- a CDS encoding polyisoprenoid-binding protein; this translates as MDNRTKWILDPSHSELLFKVKHLMITNVKGEFRKFSGDAISNGNDFSSAQVNLTIEAPSIFTNNDDRDKHLKSDDFFDVENHSTLQFKSKSLEKTGDDEYKLKGDLTIKGVTKEVLLDVEFGGINKDPWGAEKAGFSVNGKINRKEWGLNWNAALETGGVLVGEEVKIMAEVQFSKEAE
- a CDS encoding Crp/Fnr family transcriptional regulator; translation: MEKFKSFIIDKGQLTEQEFELLSNKFRIKEINKGQTLLQKGDVCRNAFFVEKGLLKMYSINEHGVKNIIQFAPEDWIVMDRGSAYFNEPTEYFIDAIESSIVVQISEDFMGSAAELNPKFRRFNEILLQNHIRHLQKRISLLIGSSAEVRYLDFIKLYPNLTQRVPQWMIASYLGVAPESLSRVRKELYLKSKK
- a CDS encoding T9SS C-terminal target domain-containing protein, with translation MPAITRFLFIFILFTFSFNVLQASSEEFVYHKFWIQFTDKADSPYSLDFPDEFLSERAINRRLNQNISLTEDDLPINPHYIDSILTFGVPILTRSKWFNAVTIETTDSTILSQIENLSFVNKIEGVARYKLEVDTTNGGESLADFESNDNSTSLNGQIYGNGFHQLKMLRGDFLHELGYRGRDMIIGVMDAGFRDVNVIGAFDSLWLQGRILHYQDFVNPGTDVFDAHTHGTHVLSVMGSNLPGQMMGTAPDASYMLFRTEDGSSEYRIEEDNWVAAAEFADSAGADILNTSLGYTRFDDAQMNYSYQDMTGAVARISIAADLAAKRGMVVVNSAGNSGNSSWRYISAPADGRFVIAVGAMDDKEVRAGFSSVGPSYDGRVKPDIMAMGRGTAIVSLNNQLRTANGTSFSAPVVSGLIAALWQTNPDKSAKEVRDALLKSANRYYNPDSLYGYGIPDFHKAYLLLNDQPLPTVFQEEKLPLAYPNPFQNQLNIMYFSEKTEIIKIDVFDTFGNKVLYKEAKVYKDRFNRIKFSEIGSLPAAMYIVRIKTSQKQISLKVIKN
- a CDS encoding 1-acyl-sn-glycerol-3-phosphate acyltransferase — translated: MLKKLNLLWQVPYTIWTGLTYVLSALITVPVYFILSFIGGEKLEQRIATYNRNWSKIWGSICGIRVKVIDRHKVDKNQSYIFACNHTSNLDTMIFPRSSIFALRPLAKKEIKKIPVMGYLFDKAGIFVDRSSAESRSESMKAMKNLIDRGVSVFIFPEGTRNRTDKPLGPFYNGAFRLAIESGIPIVPVVMTNVRRMMSEKTIWMKPGKATVIYHDPISTEGYTMDDVEKLRDKVYQVMEESVIKHSLKSF